In a genomic window of Mycolicibacillus parakoreensis:
- a CDS encoding TetR/AcrR family transcriptional regulator, whose translation MPTEQTTDTGPPRPTERGRQTRAAIDAAARTLIARRGVLSTTIADIAAASGRSAASFYNYYDSKEDMLRQWAWRFRDEAAGRAAPLHRSGLSNWERARQAAAAHWQTYRHRTAEMIGIWQLAMVNEDFAGYWAEICAIPTAYFTETVRRAQREGYCAGDDPRLLAEALVAMFNQFCFVQLGGARGGVDPDDDACIATLAHIVYRAIYFPAPHRGAPR comes from the coding sequence CTGCCCACCGAACAGACCACCGACACGGGTCCGCCGCGACCCACCGAGCGGGGACGGCAGACCCGGGCGGCGATCGACGCCGCCGCCCGCACGCTCATCGCCCGCCGCGGCGTGCTTTCGACCACGATCGCCGACATCGCGGCGGCATCGGGCCGCTCGGCGGCGTCGTTCTACAATTACTACGACTCCAAGGAAGACATGCTGCGCCAATGGGCGTGGCGGTTTCGCGACGAGGCCGCCGGGCGCGCGGCTCCCCTACACCGGTCGGGGCTGTCGAACTGGGAGCGTGCCCGCCAGGCGGCCGCCGCGCACTGGCAGACCTACCGCCACCGGACGGCGGAGATGATCGGCATCTGGCAGCTGGCGATGGTCAACGAGGACTTCGCCGGGTACTGGGCCGAGATCTGCGCCATCCCGACCGCCTACTTCACCGAGACGGTGCGCCGCGCCCAACGCGAGGGCTACTGCGCCGGCGACGACCCGCGGCTGCTGGCCGAGGCCCTGGTGGCGATGTTCAACCAGTTCTGTTTCGTCCAGCTCGGCGGCGCCCGCGGTGGTGTCGACCCCGACGACGACGCCTGCATCGCCACGCTGGCCCACATCGTCTACCGGGCGATCTATTT
- a CDS encoding VOC family protein, producing the protein MIKPSNTNEEFACSGISHVALVCSDMARTVDFDSNTLGMPLVEALDLPDGLGQHFFFDAGNGDCVAFLWFAEAPDRVPVLSCPAAIPGIGEIVSAVEFACWTREFGEADPRVAPRTAAARRNPSVA; encoded by the coding sequence ATGATCAAGCCGTCCAACACCAACGAGGAGTTCGCCTGCAGCGGCATCAGCCACGTCGCGCTGGTCTGCTCGGACATGGCGCGCACCGTCGACTTCGACAGCAACACCCTGGGTATGCCGCTGGTCGAGGCCCTGGACCTGCCCGACGGCCTGGGCCAGCACTTCTTCTTCGACGCCGGCAACGGCGACTGTGTGGCGTTCCTCTGGTTCGCCGAGGCGCCCGACCGGGTGCCGGTGCTCTCCTGCCCGGCCGCGATCCCGGGCATCGGGGAGATCGTCAGCGCGGTCGAATTCGCCTGCTGGACCAGGGAATTCGGTGAAGCGGATCCGCGGGTGGCGCCCAGGACCGCCGCCGCCCGGCGCAACCCCTCGGTCGCGTGA